The Pseudomonas triclosanedens genome has a window encoding:
- a CDS encoding adenosine deaminase, producing the protein MYDWLNALPKAELHLHLEGSLEPELLFALAERNKVALPWGDVESLRKAYAFNNLQEFLDLYYAGADVLRTEQDFYDLTWAYLERCKAQNVIHVEPFFDPQTHTDRGVPFEVVLRGIQGALEDGEKRLSITHGLILSFLRHLPEEEAFKTLDQAMPFRDAFVAVGLDSSEVGHPPSKFQRVFDRARSEGFLTVAHAGEEGPPQYIWEALDLLKVERIDHGVRAIEDERLMQRIIDEQIPLTVCPLSNTKLCVFGHMREHNILDMLERGVKVTVNSDDPAYFGGYVSENFQALHEHLGMTREQAQRLAQNSLDARLVK; encoded by the coding sequence ATGTACGACTGGCTCAATGCCCTGCCCAAGGCCGAACTGCACCTGCACCTGGAAGGTTCGCTGGAGCCCGAACTATTGTTCGCCCTGGCAGAGCGCAACAAGGTCGCCCTGCCCTGGGGCGACGTCGAGAGCCTACGCAAGGCATACGCCTTCAACAATCTGCAGGAATTTCTCGATCTCTACTATGCCGGCGCCGACGTGCTGCGCACCGAGCAGGACTTCTACGACCTGACCTGGGCGTACCTGGAGAGGTGCAAGGCGCAGAACGTCATCCACGTCGAGCCGTTCTTCGACCCGCAGACCCACACTGACCGCGGCGTTCCGTTCGAAGTGGTGCTGCGCGGCATCCAGGGCGCGCTCGAGGATGGCGAGAAGCGGCTGAGTATCACCCACGGCCTGATCCTCAGCTTCCTGCGCCACCTGCCCGAGGAGGAGGCGTTCAAGACCCTCGACCAGGCCATGCCGTTCCGCGACGCCTTCGTCGCCGTCGGCCTGGACAGCTCCGAAGTCGGACACCCGCCGAGCAAGTTCCAGCGCGTGTTCGACCGTGCCCGCAGCGAAGGCTTCCTCACCGTCGCCCATGCCGGCGAGGAAGGTCCGCCGCAATACATCTGGGAGGCTCTCGACCTGCTCAAGGTCGAGCGCATCGACCACGGTGTGCGCGCCATCGAGGACGAGCGGCTGATGCAGCGCATCATCGATGAGCAGATCCCGCTGACCGTCTGCCCGTTGTCCAACACCAAGCTCTGCGTGTTCGGCCACATGCGCGAACACAACATCCTCGACATGCTCGAGCGTGGCGTGAAGGTGACGGTGAACTCGGACGACCCGGCTTATTTCGGCGGCTACGTCAGCGAGAACTTCCAGGCGCTGCATGAGCACCTGGGCATGACCAGGGAGCAGGCGCAGCGCCTGGCGCAGAACAGCCTGGATGCGCGGCTGGTGAAGTGA
- a CDS encoding HAD family hydrolase — translation MDEPIEAVIFDCDGTLVDSERLSAGLIVTLLGERNVRTSLEAILSIYRGERFQDVVERLGQLYPGIAPAQFLAEYRQRSLPWLRAHLKPMPGAVELVRRLRVAKCVASNGPRDKIETSLSCAGLLDDFRGQVISAYEVGAWKPDPKLILHAARSLGVAPQRCLVVDDSLPGLRAGLDAGARAIGFGEVDFASLGLEIARVRDMAELGRLLGDLELLAPPSAR, via the coding sequence ATGGATGAGCCGATCGAGGCGGTGATCTTCGACTGCGACGGCACGCTGGTGGACAGCGAGCGCCTATCCGCCGGGCTGATTGTCACCCTGCTGGGCGAACGCAATGTCCGCACGTCGCTGGAGGCGATCCTGTCGATCTATCGGGGCGAGCGCTTCCAGGATGTGGTGGAGCGCCTCGGACAACTGTATCCGGGCATCGCGCCAGCGCAGTTCCTGGCCGAGTACCGACAGCGCAGCCTGCCCTGGCTGCGCGCCCATCTGAAACCGATGCCGGGCGCCGTGGAACTGGTGCGCCGCCTGCGGGTGGCGAAATGCGTCGCCTCCAACGGCCCCCGCGACAAGATCGAAACCAGCCTGAGCTGCGCCGGTCTGCTGGATGACTTTCGCGGCCAGGTGATCAGCGCTTACGAGGTGGGCGCATGGAAGCCAGACCCCAAGCTGATCCTCCATGCCGCCCGCAGCCTGGGCGTGGCGCCGCAACGATGCCTGGTGGTGGACGACAGCCTGCCCGGCCTGCGTGCGGGACTGGACGCGGGAGCGCGGGCGATAGGCTTCGGCGAGGTGGACTTCGCCAGCCTGGGCCTGGAGATCGCACGGGTACGGGACATGGCCGAGCTGGGCCGTCTGCTGGGCGATCTGGAACTGCTGGCGCCGCCCTCCGCACGGTGA
- a CDS encoding SulP family inorganic anion transporter, with the protein MIALREAWKAGLFGREHWTRNLVAGVIVGVVALPLAMAFAIASGVKPEQGIYTAIFAGVLVSLLGGSRVQIAGPTGAFIVILAGVTAKYGVDGLQIATLMAGAILVLLGVSRLGTIIRFIPAPVIVGFTAGIGVIIWVGQWKDFFGLPAVGGDHFHQKLWHLIQALPQLHLTTTLLAMLSLALVLFAPRINALRRVPGPLVAMVVVTAIQSLFHFDGVATIGSAFGGIPQGLPSFSLPEVTLPRVLELIGPAFAIAMLGAIESLLSAVVADGMAGTRHDSNQELIGQGIANLVTPLFGGIAATGAIARTATNIRNGGNSPLAGVTHAATLVLILLFLAPLASNIPLCALAAILFVVAWNMSEARHFLFMIKRAPRADVTILLVTFLLTVFSDLVIAVNIGVILAMLHFLRRMASSVEVHAEEGPELDVELRGRGLAELPPGVLVYSIEGPLFFGAAETFERALAKTHTDPKTLIIRLRRVPFMDITGLQTLQEVIEQLQRRGIEVRLCEANARVLGKLRKAGVIDAPDAATYHPDFPAALSAASAGG; encoded by the coding sequence ATGATCGCCCTGCGAGAAGCCTGGAAGGCCGGACTGTTCGGCCGCGAGCACTGGACGCGCAACCTGGTGGCAGGCGTGATCGTCGGGGTGGTTGCCCTGCCGCTGGCAATGGCCTTCGCCATCGCCAGCGGGGTGAAGCCGGAGCAAGGCATCTATACGGCGATCTTCGCTGGCGTGCTGGTATCGCTGCTGGGCGGCAGCCGGGTGCAGATCGCCGGGCCGACCGGCGCCTTCATCGTCATCCTTGCCGGCGTCACCGCCAAGTACGGCGTGGACGGACTGCAGATCGCAACGCTGATGGCCGGGGCGATTCTCGTGCTGCTCGGCGTCAGCCGGCTCGGCACGATCATCCGTTTCATTCCCGCGCCGGTGATCGTCGGCTTCACTGCCGGTATCGGCGTGATCATCTGGGTCGGCCAGTGGAAGGACTTCTTCGGCCTGCCGGCAGTGGGTGGCGATCACTTCCACCAGAAACTCTGGCACCTGATCCAGGCACTGCCACAACTGCACCTGACCACCACCCTGCTGGCGATGCTGAGCCTGGCGCTGGTGCTGTTCGCGCCCCGCATCAACGCGCTGCGCCGGGTACCCGGCCCGCTGGTGGCGATGGTGGTGGTGACGGCCATCCAGTCGCTGTTCCACTTCGACGGAGTGGCCACCATCGGCAGCGCCTTCGGCGGGATTCCACAGGGGCTGCCGAGCTTCAGCCTGCCGGAGGTAACCCTGCCGCGCGTACTGGAGCTGATCGGCCCGGCCTTCGCCATTGCCATGCTCGGCGCGATCGAATCGCTGCTCTCGGCGGTAGTGGCCGACGGCATGGCCGGGACTCGTCACGACTCCAACCAGGAACTGATCGGCCAGGGCATCGCCAACCTGGTCACTCCGCTGTTCGGCGGCATCGCCGCCACCGGTGCTATCGCCCGCACCGCGACCAACATCCGCAACGGCGGCAACAGTCCCCTGGCCGGCGTCACCCATGCGGCGACGCTGGTGCTGATCCTGCTGTTCCTCGCACCGCTGGCCTCGAACATCCCACTATGCGCGCTGGCGGCGATCCTCTTCGTGGTGGCCTGGAACATGAGCGAGGCACGGCACTTCCTGTTCATGATCAAGCGCGCGCCGCGCGCCGACGTCACGATTCTGCTGGTGACCTTCCTGCTGACGGTATTCAGCGACCTGGTGATCGCCGTGAACATCGGCGTGATCCTGGCAATGCTGCACTTCCTGCGGCGCATGGCGTCGTCGGTGGAAGTGCACGCCGAGGAAGGCCCGGAGCTGGACGTCGAGCTGCGCGGTCGCGGCCTGGCAGAACTGCCGCCGGGCGTGCTGGTGTACAGCATCGAAGGGCCGCTGTTCTTCGGCGCGGCGGAAACTTTCGAGCGCGCGCTGGCCAAGACCCATACCGACCCGAAGACGCTGATCATCCGTCTGCGGCGCGTGCCGTTCATGGATATCACCGGCCTGCAGACACTGCAGGAAGTGATCGAGCAACTGCAACGGCGCGGCATAGAAGTCCGGCTGTGCGAAGCCAACGCGCGGGTGCTGGGCAAGCTGCGCAAGGCCGGGGTGATCGATGCGCCGGATGCCGCCACCTATCACCCGGACTTCCCTGCCGCCCTGAGCGCAGCCAGCGCCGGGGGCTGA
- a CDS encoding SMR family transporter has product MRSWIYLFAAIGFEVVGTTSMKFTHALYPVAGLLLMYVMIGLSYYFLSLAIKHVPVGVAYALWEGIGIVLITLVSAFFLGEHLSLDKALGLAVMIAGILLVKSGTRSGKREGNMEVATC; this is encoded by the coding sequence ATGCGTTCCTGGATCTATCTGTTTGCCGCCATCGGCTTCGAAGTCGTTGGCACCACCTCGATGAAATTCACCCATGCGTTGTACCCGGTCGCGGGTCTGCTGCTGATGTACGTGATGATCGGCCTGTCGTACTACTTCCTGTCGCTGGCCATCAAGCATGTACCGGTCGGCGTGGCCTACGCCCTGTGGGAAGGCATCGGCATCGTGCTGATCACCCTGGTCAGCGCCTTCTTCCTCGGCGAGCATCTGAGCCTGGACAAGGCTCTGGGCCTGGCCGTGATGATCGCCGGCATCCTGCTGGTGAAATCCGGCACCCGCAGCGGCAAGCGCGAGGGCAACATGGAGGTCGCCACATGCTGA
- the mdtI gene encoding multidrug/spermidine efflux SMR transporter subunit MdtI, with product MLNHDLIPMAWLGLAIVLEVIANLLLKYSDGFRKRLIGVASILCVLGAFTALAQAVRGIELSVAYAIWGGFGILATVAMGWALFGQRLVWRGWVGLAMLVLGMSLLKLA from the coding sequence ATGCTGAACCATGACCTGATTCCGATGGCCTGGCTGGGCCTGGCCATCGTTCTGGAAGTGATCGCCAACCTGCTGCTGAAGTACTCCGATGGCTTCCGCAAGCGCCTGATCGGCGTCGCTTCGATCCTCTGCGTGCTCGGCGCGTTCACCGCGCTGGCCCAGGCGGTGCGCGGCATCGAGCTGTCGGTGGCGTATGCCATCTGGGGCGGCTTCGGCATCCTCGCCACCGTGGCGATGGGCTGGGCGCTGTTCGGCCAGCGCCTGGTCTGGCGTGGCTGGGTTGGCCTGGCGATGCTGGTGCTGGGCATGAGCCTGCTGAAACTCGCCTGA
- the fliD gene encoding flagellar filament capping protein FliD: protein MTTIDSDYVKQMAQQLATYEVQNGLNKADRNKASYQSQLSAVTALESALKTFSSAVKGLNGTDASMLVNSATMSKDGYLSAKVGSTAVAGKYDFFVEQLATSHQMSFSGLQAGDIDTQGTLTLTQNGKSFDIDLSKIDSDGDGSNSMEELAAAINKAADNTGVKATLVRSNGQVSLVLGAEKSGAANAIGITLSGTSTANNAFENALANPQELSKGQDARVRLGGENGMLLTNDSNTYDNIIDGVSVTFTQAQKAGELPISMTIDQDKSSTTKKVQTFIDAFNALASQIDTLTASGDQNGNARGALAGDSSVRAIENSLNQLLRTSFGGANLINFGISADRNGKLTLDSTRFEKAIAADPEGLDKLFVGKGNLLDSVDKNLALYTNATNGVMKSRKDTLNNSLRRVNDDYDTLQKQYDSYYARYLKQYTSMMQTMQSMSQTSGMFG, encoded by the coding sequence ATGACCACCATAGATTCCGACTACGTCAAACAGATGGCCCAGCAGTTGGCGACCTACGAGGTCCAGAACGGGCTGAACAAGGCTGACCGCAACAAGGCTTCGTACCAGTCGCAGCTCTCTGCCGTGACCGCGCTCGAGTCCGCGCTCAAGACCTTCTCCAGCGCTGTGAAGGGCCTCAACGGCACCGACGCGAGCATGCTGGTCAACAGCGCCACGATGAGCAAGGACGGCTACCTGAGCGCCAAGGTGGGCAGCACTGCCGTGGCCGGCAAGTACGATTTCTTCGTCGAACAACTGGCCACTTCTCACCAGATGTCCTTCTCCGGCCTGCAGGCCGGCGATATCGATACCCAGGGCACCCTGACCCTGACCCAGAATGGCAAATCCTTCGACATCGACCTGAGCAAGATCGATAGCGACGGCGACGGCAGCAACTCGATGGAAGAGCTGGCCGCGGCGATCAACAAGGCCGCCGACAACACCGGCGTGAAAGCCACACTGGTGCGCAGCAATGGCCAGGTGTCCCTGGTTCTCGGCGCGGAAAAGAGCGGCGCGGCGAATGCCATCGGCATCACTCTCAGCGGCACCTCCACCGCCAACAACGCCTTCGAGAACGCACTGGCCAACCCGCAGGAATTGTCCAAGGGGCAGGACGCCCGCGTTCGTCTGGGTGGCGAGAACGGCATGTTGCTGACCAACGACAGCAACACCTACGACAACATCATCGATGGCGTCAGCGTCACCTTCACCCAGGCGCAGAAGGCGGGCGAGCTGCCGATCTCCATGACCATCGATCAGGACAAGAGCTCGACCACCAAGAAGGTGCAGACCTTCATCGATGCGTTCAACGCCCTGGCCAGCCAGATCGATACGCTCACCGCCAGCGGCGACCAGAACGGCAACGCCCGTGGCGCCCTGGCCGGCGACTCCAGCGTGCGCGCCATCGAGAACAGCCTGAACCAGTTGCTGCGCACCTCCTTCGGTGGCGCCAACCTGATCAACTTCGGCATCAGCGCCGACCGTAACGGCAAGCTGACGCTCGACTCGACGCGCTTCGAGAAAGCCATCGCCGCCGACCCGGAGGGCCTGGACAAGCTCTTCGTCGGCAAGGGCAACCTGCTCGACAGCGTGGACAAGAACCTGGCGCTGTACACCAACGCCACCAATGGCGTGATGAAGTCCCGCAAGGACACGCTGAACAACAGCCTGCGCCGCGTGAACGATGACTACGACACGCTGCAGAAGCAGTACGACAGCTATTACGCGCGCTACCTCAAGCAGTACACCTCGATGATGCAGACGATGCAGTCGATGAGTCAGACCAGCGGGATGTTCGGATGA
- the fliS gene encoding flagellar export chaperone FliS, translating into MTGYAMNESYDSYRMVDLEAKAAASSPYELVLVLFDGLLDELARARGHIEHKRYQQKGRSLEKCLNILNGLNGALDYENGGEVVQGLARLYDYCIYRLSDVSVSLDVEGIDEVVRLLGILREGWEGVSAARG; encoded by the coding sequence ATGACCGGCTACGCAATGAACGAGAGCTACGACAGCTACCGGATGGTCGACCTGGAGGCCAAGGCGGCCGCCTCGTCGCCCTATGAACTGGTGCTGGTGCTGTTCGACGGCCTGCTCGACGAACTGGCCCGTGCCCGCGGGCACATCGAGCACAAGCGCTACCAGCAGAAGGGCCGCTCCCTGGAGAAGTGCCTGAACATCCTCAATGGCCTGAACGGCGCGCTCGACTATGAGAACGGCGGCGAGGTCGTTCAGGGGCTGGCTCGGCTCTACGACTACTGCATCTATCGCCTCTCCGACGTCAGCGTTTCGCTGGATGTCGAGGGCATCGATGAAGTGGTGCGCCTGCTGGGCATCCTGCGCGAGGGCTGGGAGGGCGTGAGTGCGGCACGTGGATGA
- a CDS encoding flagellar hook-length control protein FliK: MIQLPIQPAAITTDSPVADAQPRDALGTVASIAGFRAQAAQGRAITVQSFLAQFDTARQEEQPETAQIPSPALLPGPVEEPTDSVDPQQPVREEGSPSGAEAWLAGMLGQAGLTVQARDNPQAQSATRIAGFATQAVDIRAPQPGAGAGTAPLAAVQPMPVGAQPDDTEPASAPAPREATQSQAQTLLQQHLASAASAPDAAAAQTPVAVPLDPRLSVADGSAPPTTSAPGTLALDKPLHLKGNDAHWGEQMVSALRDNVELQLNQRVQNATIRLDPPELGSLEILVRHEAGQLNVQISASHGDVVRMLQQTSDRLRQELVGQNFLQVNVQVSSDTQSGQSGQQNRQRFEQEQATVATNPRDAQSGERAAPRLDSDVLITV; encoded by the coding sequence GTGATCCAGTTGCCGATCCAGCCTGCCGCCATCACCACCGATAGCCCGGTCGCCGATGCCCAGCCGCGCGATGCCCTAGGCACTGTCGCGAGCATCGCAGGATTCCGCGCCCAGGCCGCGCAGGGTCGGGCGATCACGGTGCAGTCGTTCCTGGCGCAGTTCGATACGGCTCGTCAGGAAGAACAGCCTGAGACGGCGCAGATTCCATCGCCGGCATTGCTGCCCGGGCCTGTGGAGGAACCGACGGACAGCGTCGATCCGCAGCAGCCGGTGCGCGAGGAAGGCTCGCCGTCCGGCGCGGAAGCCTGGCTGGCCGGGATGCTCGGCCAGGCCGGCCTGACCGTGCAGGCCCGCGACAATCCGCAGGCGCAGAGCGCCACGCGGATTGCCGGATTCGCCACCCAGGCGGTGGACATCCGTGCTCCGCAGCCCGGCGCCGGCGCCGGCACCGCGCCGTTGGCCGCTGTCCAGCCGATGCCGGTCGGCGCGCAACCTGACGACACCGAGCCAGCCAGTGCGCCCGCACCGCGCGAGGCGACCCAGAGCCAGGCGCAGACACTGCTGCAACAGCACCTGGCGAGCGCCGCGAGCGCGCCAGATGCCGCTGCCGCGCAAACTCCTGTCGCCGTGCCGCTGGACCCGCGCCTGAGCGTCGCGGACGGCAGCGCGCCGCCCACCACGTCCGCGCCAGGCACGCTGGCGCTGGACAAACCGTTGCACCTCAAGGGCAACGACGCTCACTGGGGCGAGCAGATGGTCAGTGCGCTGCGTGACAACGTCGAGCTGCAACTGAACCAGCGCGTGCAGAACGCTACGATCCGCCTCGACCCGCCGGAGCTGGGCAGCCTGGAAATCCTCGTGCGTCATGAGGCCGGCCAGCTCAACGTGCAGATTTCCGCGTCCCACGGCGACGTAGTGCGCATGCTCCAGCAGACCAGCGACCGACTGCGCCAGGAACTGGTCGGGCAGAACTTCCTGCAGGTCAACGTGCAGGTCTCCTCCGATACCCAGTCCGGCCAGTCGGGCCAGCAGAACCGCCAGCGCTTCGAGCAGGAACAGGCCACGGTCGCCACCAATCCGCGCGACGCGCAATCGGGCGAGCGCGCTGCGCCGCGCCTCGACAGCGATGTACTGATCACCGTGTAG
- a CDS encoding flagellar basal body-associated FliL family protein, with protein MSTSRLVVLMLIVNIAVVLGGVFVNYQMIKSASLAPATPTAEGDKAEAGDESESAEYLFVPVEKIIVSSRGEDREHYFVIDLVLQGRSDQERKKLESVAPMVRSSVVANLTPEKFETLRAMPIGDVQQRLEKALLDDFAARKVVVPFEHVLLSKMIVQ; from the coding sequence ATGTCCACGTCGCGTCTCGTTGTACTGATGCTCATCGTGAATATCGCCGTCGTGCTGGGTGGCGTGTTCGTCAACTACCAAATGATCAAGTCGGCCAGCCTTGCGCCTGCCACGCCCACGGCCGAAGGGGACAAGGCCGAGGCTGGCGATGAGTCAGAAAGCGCCGAGTACCTCTTCGTGCCCGTGGAGAAGATCATCGTCAGTTCCCGTGGCGAAGACCGCGAGCACTACTTCGTGATCGACCTGGTGCTCCAGGGGCGTTCCGACCAGGAGCGCAAGAAGCTCGAAAGCGTGGCACCGATGGTGCGCAGCTCGGTGGTCGCCAACCTGACCCCGGAGAAGTTCGAGACCCTGCGCGCGATGCCCATCGGCGATGTGCAGCAGCGTCTGGAGAAGGCCCTGCTCGACGACTTCGCCGCACGCAAGGTGGTGGTGCCGTTCGAGCACGTCCTGCTCAGCAAGATGATCGTCCAGTAA
- a CDS encoding FliA/WhiG family RNA polymerase sigma factor, producing the protein MHALREAALDYGSTYADSGGGGHARLSPAAEQRWMMQYLPLVRRIVSQLSLQANQVLDREDMEQIGLMGLLEGLRRYGEPDEQFGRFAALRIRGAILDELRRQDWRPRQVRQQAHKVRDTIRALARQLGRMPSDDEVLAATGLDEAGYQDYLRAESSEAIESFDALLQSGQDGIQGSGDVLEERVLKERLLAQALARLNERERLILNLYYQHELNLKEIALVLELTDARICQLMKQAIGKCSRFLNDPDSP; encoded by the coding sequence ATGCACGCCCTTCGCGAAGCGGCACTCGACTACGGCAGCACCTACGCCGACAGCGGCGGAGGCGGCCACGCGCGCTTGTCTCCGGCCGCCGAGCAGCGCTGGATGATGCAGTACCTGCCGCTGGTGCGGCGCATCGTCAGCCAGTTGTCGCTGCAGGCCAACCAGGTGCTGGATCGTGAAGACATGGAGCAGATCGGCCTGATGGGCCTGCTCGAAGGACTGCGTCGCTACGGCGAGCCCGACGAGCAGTTCGGCCGCTTCGCCGCGCTGCGCATCCGTGGCGCCATTCTCGACGAACTGCGCCGCCAGGACTGGCGCCCGCGCCAAGTTCGCCAGCAGGCACACAAGGTGCGCGACACCATCCGCGCGCTGGCTCGCCAGCTCGGCCGGATGCCCAGCGACGACGAAGTACTGGCCGCTACCGGGCTCGATGAAGCCGGCTACCAGGACTACCTGCGCGCCGAATCCTCCGAGGCCATCGAGAGCTTCGATGCGCTGCTGCAGAGCGGCCAGGACGGCATCCAGGGCAGCGGCGACGTGCTGGAAGAGCGCGTGCTCAAGGAGCGTCTGCTGGCCCAGGCGCTGGCGCGTCTCAACGAGCGTGAGCGACTGATTCTCAACCTGTACTACCAGCACGAGCTGAATCTCAAGGAGATCGCGCTGGTGCTGGAACTGACCGATGCGCGTATCTGCCAGCTGATGAAGCAGGCGATCGGCAAGTGCAGCCGATTCCTCAACGACCCCGACAGCCCCTGA